TCGCCCGCGGTCTTCAGGCCGCTGATGTCGCCGGGCGCGACCAGGTCGTACCCGTCGATGGAGCCGGCCTGCAGCTCCTGCTTGCGGGCGTTGTTGTCCGGGATGACCTTGAAGACGATCTTGTTGATCTTCGCCTTGTCGCCCCAGTAGTTCGGGTTGGCGGTGATCGTCACGGTCTTCTGGGCCTCGTCGCGACCCGCGAACATGTACGGACCGGTGCCGGTCGGGTGCGCCTGCGCGTACGACGGGTACTGGAAGGTGTCGCCGGAGGCGGTGACCTTGTCGCCGTCGTACTTCGCCAGCGCGGTCGGGCTCTGCATCGCGAACGAGGGCAGCGCCAGCGCCGCGGGGATCCGGCCGGTCGCGCTGGTCAGCGAGAGCTTCGCGGTCTCACCGGAGGCGGTGCAGGACTTGTAGAGGCTGCTGGGCAGGTCGGCACTCTCGTTCTTCGCGAAGCCGCCGAACGTGTCCTGCCAGTACGTCGAGACGTCGGGGCTCTGCAGCGCGCCGGTGAAGTTGTACCAGCGGTTGAAGTTGAAGCAGACCGCGTCGGCGTTGAACGGGGTGCCGTCGCTGAACTTCACGCCCTGGCGCAGCGTGAACGTCCAGTCCTTGCCGTCGGGGCTGCTCTCCCACTTGGTGGCCAGCGCCGGCTCGATGTCGGCACTGCCCTCCTTGGTCTTGACCAGGCCCTCGAAGACCTGCTTGAGCACTCGGAACGTCTCACCGTCGGAGGCGAACGCGGGGTCGAACATCTTGGGGTCCCCGGCCGCACCGAATACGAGAGTGTCCTTGCTGCTGGTCTGGGCACCGTTGCCACCGGCCGCGTCGTCGCTGCGATCGCTCTTCGCGCAACTGGAGACGGCGACCGACAGGGCCGCGACCGCAGCGAGGACGATCGCCCTCCTCGCCTTCGTACCAAGCATGTGGGCTCCACTGGTCTCGGGATCACCGACAACCCGGGCGGCGCCGGGGCTATATGGCGTCACCCTAGCGCCGCCTTTGGACTGACCGAAGCGGGTGCCGGGCACGGTCTGGTCACGACTGGGCGGGTTCAGCGGTGCCCCACCGCCTCCGTGCAGCCGTCTCGCGGTCGCTGTCCGGACTCCTCCCGGCAACGTCCGATACCGGACGACGTGGTCAGGGGTAACACGCTGTAAACATCGGTGCGGCACGCTGGCCGGCGGAGGTGACCCGGCGTGTCCTACTTGCTGCGCGTTCTGCTGCCGGATCGGCCCGGCATGCTGGGCGCGGTCGCGTCGGCGCTCGGTGAGGCCGGGGCCGACATCCTCAGCGTCGACGTCGTGGAGCGCTCCGCTGGGGTCGCCGTGGACGACCTCATCGTCGAGCTGCCGCCCGGGAAGCTGGCCGACACGCTGGTCAGCGCCGCGGTCTCGGTGCCGGGGGTGAGCGTCGAGTCGATCCAGCGCTACTACGCCGGGTCGGGGGACGCGCACCGCGAGCTGGAGCTGCTGGAGGCGCTGGCGACCTCGCCGGAACGCTCGGCCGAGCTGCTCGTCTCCGGGGCGCCGCGGATCTTCCGGGCCGGCTGGGCGGTCGTGGTCCGGTACGACGAGCGCGGGCCGCTGGTCGAGGCCGCGTCGCCGGCCGCGCCGGACCTGGCCGATGTCGACCTGCCCTGGTTGCCGCTGGCGCGCGTGCAGGTGCTGGACCCGACCGCGCGCTGGGTGCCCTCGGACTGGGGCACGCTCGGGACGGAGCTCGCGGCCGCGCCGCTGGGCGACCCGGACCGGGCCGTGCTGGTCGGCCGCCCGGGCGGGCCGGCCTGGCGCCCGGCCGAGCTGATGCGGCTGGCGCACCTGGCCGGGATCGCGGTCACGGTCGCCGCCCAGGCCGCACCGCCACCCCAACAACGCACCCGCCGCTGAGCGGGTGGCGCGACCCTCGTCGCGGCCCCGGCACCTGCTGGGCTCAGGGTCGGCGCGGGCCCGCCGCCGCTGACGAGCGGCGACGCTAGGGCGCCGCGGCGGCCTTCTTCGCCACGGCTTTCCTGGCGGGCGCCTTCTTGGCGGCAGCTCGCTTGACCGGGGCCCTCTCGCCGGGTTTCTCGTCGGAGTCGGCCTGCTCGGCGACCTTCTTCGCGGCGGTCCTCTTGGCCGGCTTCTCCTCGGGGTCGGCCGGGTCGGCGGCGTTCTCGGGCGGCTTCTGGTCGGCATCTGCCGGGTCGGCAGGTGCCTTCTTCGGCGCGGTCTTCTTGGCCGGTTTCTTGTCGGCGTCGGCGTCGGCGGGGTCGGCAAGGGGCTTCTTGGCGGGGGTTTTCTTGGCGGGCTTCTCGGGTGGGGCGGGTTTGGTGGCGATTTCCAGCGCGGCGTCGGGTCCGTCGGCGAGCAGGACCGCGAAGCCGGCGTCGTCCAGGATCGGGACGCCGACCTGCAGCGCCTTGTCGTACTTGGAGCCGGGGCTCTCGCCGGCGACCACGAACGACGTCTTCTTCGACACCGAGCCGGTGACCTTCCCGCCGCGGGTCTGGATCGCGTCGGTGGCGTCGTCCCGGCTGTAGTCGGCCAGCGATCCCGTCACCACGACCGTGATCCCGACCAGCGGCCGCGGCCCCTCGTCGGCGCCGGCGTCCTCCATCCGGACCCCGGCCTCGGCCCAGCGCCGGACCACGTCGGTGTGCCAGTCGACCGCGAACCACTCCCGGACCGCCTCGGCGATCGTCGGCCCGACCCCGTCGGCGGCAGCGAGCTCCTCGTCCGAGGCCGACCGGATCGCGTCCATCGAGCGGAACTCCCGGGCCAGCGCCTGGGCCGCGGTCGGCCCGACGTGCCGGATCGACAAGCCGACCAGCACCCGCCAGAGCGGCCGGTCCCTGGCCGCGGCCACGTTCTCCAGCAGCCGCAGCGCGTTCGCGGACGGGGTGCCGTCCTTCTTGCGGAACAGCTCGGCCTGGGTCAGCCGGTCGACGTCGAGGAAGAACAGGTCGCCCTCGTCGGCCAGCACCGGCTCGCCGCCGTCCGCCGGGATCCGGGTCAGCGCGATCGCGGCCTCGTACCCGAGGGCCTCGATGTCGAACGCGCCCCGCCCGGCGACGTGGAAGACCCGCTCCCGCAGCTGCGCGGGACACGACCGCGAGTTGGGACAGCGGATGTCGACGTCGCTCTCCTTCTCCCGGCGCAGCTTCGTGCCGCACTCCGGGCAGTGCGTCGGCATCACGAACTCGTACGCGCCCGGCGGATGCTCCCCCACCGGCGCGACGATCTCCGGGATCACGTCGCCGGCCTTGCGCAGCACGACGGTGTCGCCGATCCAGACGCCCTTGCGGCGGACCTCGTTCTCGTTGTGCAGGGTGGCCAGGCCGACCGTGGAGCCGGCCACGACGACCGGCTCCAGCTGCCCGAAGGGCGTGACCCGGCCGGTGCGCCCGACGTTGACCTTGATGTCGAGGAGCTTGGTGTTGACCTCCTCCGGCGGGTACTTGAACGCGATCGCCCAGCGCGGCGCGCGCGAGGTCGAGCCGAGCCGCCGTTGCAGCGTGAGCTGGTCGACCTTGACCACGACGCCGTCGATCTCGTGCTCGACGTCGTGCCGGTGCTCGCCGTAGTAGGAGACGTAGTCCTCGACCTCGTCCAGGGTCCTGACCACCCGGACCCGGTCGGAGACCGGCAGGCCCCAGCCGGCCAGCAGCTCGTACCAGCCGCTCTGCCGGTCGGGCGCCTTTCCCTGGTGGGCGCCGACGCCGTGCAGCACGAGCCGGAGCGGGCGGGTCGCGCTGACCCGCGGGTCCTTCTGCCGCAGCGAGCCCGCGGCCGCGTTGCGGGGGTTGGCGAACGCCGCCTTCCCCGCCTCGACCAGCGACTCGTTGAGCTTCTCGAAGCCGGCCACCGGGAAGTAGACCTCGCCCCGGACCTCGAGCAGCTCGGGGATGTGCTCGCCGGTCAGCTGGTCGGGCACGTCGTCGAGCGTGCGCAGGTTGGGCGTGACGTCCTCGCCGGTCCGGCCGTCGCCGCGGGTGGCGCCGCGGACGAGCCGGCCCTTCTCGTACACGAGGTCGATCGCGAGGCCGTCGACCTTGAGCTCGCAGAGGTATTCGGCGCCCGCGCCGGCGTCGCGCTCGACGCGCTGCGCCCAGGCCGCCAGCTCGTCGCCGGAGAACGCGTTGTCCAGGCTCAGCATCCGCTCGACGTGGTCGACCGGGGTGAACAAGGTCGAGTACGTCCCGCCGACGCGCTGGGTGGGCGAGTTCGGCGTCCGGAGCTCGGGGAACTCGTCCTCCAGCGCCTCGAGCTCGCGCATGCGGACGTCGTAGTCGTGGTCGGAGAGGGTGGGTCGGTCGAGGACGTAGTAGCGGTATTGCGCGTCGTCGATCGCCTGCGCCAGCTCCGCGGCCCGCTCCCGCGCCTCGGGCGTCGCCCGGCGTGGCTCGGCCGCCGGCGGCACGGCCGGCAGGTCCTCCCCGATCTCACTCACCCGAGCACCGTATCCGCCGCCCCCGACAATTCGGGCCCACGGCGGCGTGCGCCGCCGCCTCGCCGCATCCCGCACGGCCGCACGGCCGCACGGCCGCACCCGAGCGGGTCCGGGCCGGCGGCGCCGAGCCGGACCGGCCGCCAGTCGGGCGCCCGGCGGCCAATCGGGCCTCGCGCGGCGACCAGTCGGGGCGCGCACCGAGCGGCCGCACGCCGGCGGCGCCGAATCGGACCGGCAGCCAGTCGGGCGCGCCCGGGGACCAGTCGGGGCGCCCGGCCGCCGGTCGGAGCGCGGCCAGTCGGGGCGCGGCCAGTCGGGGCGCGGCCAGTCGGGGCGCGGCAATCGGGCACGGCCAGTCGGGGCGTGGCGAAGCCGCGGAGGACCGGTCGGAACCGCCGCGAAGCCGCGGAGGATCAGCCTTCGGGGTCTTCGGCCAGGGCGTGGGCGGCTTCGCGGACGCGGCGCATCGCGGCGCGGGCGTACGGCGGGGACGCGCCGGCGAGGCCGCAGGCCGGGGTGAGGACGACGGCGGTGGGGAGCAGGGTGGCGGGGAAGCCGAAGCGGCTCCAGATCCCGCGGACGGCCCGGACCGTGTCGCCCAGGTCGCCCAGCTCCGCGTCCGTACCCGGGACCACGCCCAGCCAGAGGCCGAGCCCGGCCTCGACCCCGGTGCCGATCGCCTCCTCGTCGACGGTCTTGAGCAGCGACGCGTCCAGCGAGACCGCGCCGACCCCGGCGTCCCGGAACAGCTGGACCGGCGGCCGGGGCGCGCAGCAGTGCGCGACCGTACGGACGGCGCCGGCCGAGGTCGCCGCCGTGATCACGTCGATCAGCCCGTCCCGCGCGACCTGCTCCTCGATCGTCCGCAGCGTGCCGAACCCGCTCGCGGTCGGTACCTGCCCGGTCAGCACCGCCGGCAGCCACGGCTCGTCCAGCTGCAGCACGATCTGCGCGTTCGGCAGCCGTCCGGCCAGGTCGGCGACGTGCCGCCGGACCCCCTCGGACAGCGACTGGATCAGGTCCCGGACCGCGCCGGGATCGGAGACGGCCTTGTCGCCGTAGTGCAGCTCCAGCGTCGACGCGAGCGTCCACGGGCCCACGACCTGCAGTTTCAGCGGTCCGGCGTAGTCCTGGGCCAGGTCCTCGAGGGTGTCGAGGTCGCGGGCGAGCAGGTCGGCGGCCCGGCGGGAGTCGCGGCCGGGGTGGTCGACCAGCCGCCAGCCGGAGGGCTGCACGTCCACCGGCAGGTCGACCAGGAACGTCGCGCCCCGCCCGACCATGTCGGCGCCGACCCCGCGGGCCGGCAGCTCCGGCACGTGCGGCATTCCGGGCAGCTCGCCGAGCACGATCCGGACCGCCTCGGCCGGATCCGTCCCGGGCAGCGAGCCGATCCCGGTCGCCACGCCCGTCCACTCCACCTCGGTCACAGGCGGACCCTAGTCCGAGCAAATCTGTCGGTGCGGCCGGGCAGGATGCAGGCATGTACGCGGAGGCGGCACCCCCGGCGGACCTCGCCGGCCACCTGCGCTGTTCCTGGACCCGGGTCACCGGCGGGTCCGGGACGGTGCTGCCCGACGGCTGCCTGGACCTGATGTGGGTCGGCGGCGCGCTGATGGTCGCCGGGCCCGACTCGGTGGTCGCCCGCAGCGAGGTGCGGCCCGGGGTCGAGATCGCGGCGGTGCGGTTCCGGCCGGGCGCGGCGCCGGCCGTGCTGGGGCTGCCCGCGTCCGACCTGCGGGACCGGCGGGTGCCGCTGGCCGAGCTGTGGGCGGACGGTGCGCTGCTGGAGCGGCAGGTGTCCGACGCCTCGGATCGGGTCGCGGAGCTGACCGACGCGGTCCGGCGCCGGTTGGCCGACGCTCCCGCGCCGGATCCGGTCGCGCTGGCCGTCGCGGGGCAGCTCGGGCGCCGGTCGGCCGGGGTGGCCGGGCTCGCGGCCTGGACCGGGCTGTCGGAGCGGCAGCTGCACCGGCGCTGCCTGACCGCCTTCGGGTACGGCGCGAAGACCCTGGACCGGGTGTTGCGGCTGCAGCGGTTCCTCGCGCTGGGCCGGTCCGATCCGGACGCCGGGCTGGCCCGGCTGGCCGTCGAGGCCGGCTATGCGGACCAGCCTCACCTCACCCGCGACTGCCACACCCTCGCCGGAACGACGCCGGCCCGCCTCCTCCGCTGAGCGCGCGGGCGCGGCTCAAGCCGGGACGACAGAGGCTCAGGCGCGGACGACAGAGGCTCCGGCGGGGACGGGGATCGGCGCGGTGGCGGAGATGGTGGCGGAGCCGAGGACGGCGTCGTCGTCGTAGAGGACGACGGCCTGCCCGGTGGCCACGCCGCGTACCGGCGAGAGCAGCCGGACCTCGACCGAGTCCGGGCCGACCGTGACGGCCGCCGGCACCGGCGCGGCGTGCGCCCGCAGCTGGGCCAGGCACCCGAAGGACGACGACGGCACCGACCCGGACGTCCAGACCGGACGCGAACCGGTGACCGACCCGACGTCCAGCCGCGACCCCGGGCCCACCGTCACGGTCCCGCCGACCGGCTCGATCGACAGCACGTACCGGGGCTCGCCGTCGGGACGGTCCAATCCCAGCCCGCGCCGCTGGCCGATCGTGAACCCGTACGCGCCGTCGTGCCGGCCGACCTCGGCCCCGGTCTCGGCGTCGACCAGCGCCCCGGGCCGGTCGCCGAGGGCCCGCTGCAGGTAGCCGCGGGTGTCACCGTCGGCGATGAAGCAGATGTCGTGCGAGTCGGGCTTGTCGGCGACCGCCAGCCCGCGCGCGGCGGCCTCGGCCCGCACCGACTCCTTGGTCGAGGACCCGAGCGGGAAGACCGCGTGCGCGAGCTGCGCCGCGGTCAGTACCGCCAGCACGTACGACTGGTCCTTGGCCGGGTCGACCGAGCGCCGCAGCACCCCGCCGTCGAGCCGGGCGTGGTGTCCGGTGACGACCGCGTCGAAGCCGAGCGCGAGCGCCCGGTCCAGCACCGCCGCGAACTTGATCTTCTCGTTGCAGCGCAGGCAGGGGTTCGGGGTCCGGCCGGCCGCGTACTCCGCGACGAAGTCGTCGATGACGTCGGCGTGGAACCGCTCGGCCAGGTCCCAGACGTAGAACGGGACGCCGAGCACGTCCGCGGCGCGGCGGGCGTCGCGGGCGTCCTCCAGCGTGCAGCAGCCACGGGCGCCGGTCCGGGTCGAGGCGGGGTTGCGGGCCAGCGCGAGGTGCACCGCGGTCACGTCGTGCCCGGCGTCGACCGCGCGGGCCATCGCGACGGCCGAGTCGACCCCGCCGGAGACGGCGGCGAGCACCTTCATCGGGACGCCGCCAGCACGGCCCGCCGGGACCGCTCCACCGCCCCGGGCAGTACGGCCAGCAGCGCGTCCACGTCGGACGAGGTCGAGCTGTGCCCGAGCGAGAACCGCAGCGAGCCGCGGGCCAGCTCCGCTTCCGCCCCCATCGCGAGCAGCACGTGGCTGGGCTGCGCGACGCCGGCCGAGCAGGCCGACCCGGTCGAGCACTCGACCCCGCGCGCGTCCAGCAGCATGAGCAGCGAGTCGCCCTCGCAGCCGGGGAAGGCGAAGTGCGCGTTGCCGGGCAGCCGGTCGGCCGGGTCGCCGGACAGCACCGCGTCCGGTACCCGGGCCCGTACGCCGGCGACGAGCTCGTCCCGCAGCTGCGCCACCCGGGCCATGGTCGCGGGCCGGTTCGTCACCGCGGCCTCGGTCGCGACCGCCAGCCCGACGATCGCGGCGGTGTTCAGGGTGCCCGAGCGGACCTCGCGCTCCTGCCCGCCGCCGTGCAGCAGCGCCGCGCACTCGACGTCCCGGCCGAGCAGCAGCGCGCCGGCGCCGACCGGCCCGCCGAGCTTGTGCCCGGTCAGCGCGAGCGCGTCCGCGCCGGACGCGCCGAAGTCGACCGGAACCGCCCCGACGGCCTGCACCGCGTCGGTGTGGAACGGCACCCCGTGCTCGGCCGCGATCGCGGCCAGCGCCGCGATCGGCTGCACCGTGCCGACCTCGTTGTTGGCCCACATCACGGACACCAGCGCGACGTCGTCCGGCTCGGCCAGCGCGGCGCGCAGCGTCTCCGGCCGCACCCGCCCGTACGGGTCGACCGGCAGCCAGGTGACCAGCGCACCCTCGTGCCGCTCCAGCCACTCGACCGAGTCGACGACCGCGTGGTGCTCGATCGCGCTGACCAGCAGCCGGCGGCGGCGCGGGTCGGCGGCCCGGCGGGCCCAGAAGATGCCCTTGACCGCGAGGTTGTCGGCCTCGGTCCCGCCGCCGGTGAAGACCACCTCGTACGGCTTGGCCCCGACCACGGCGGCCAGCCGTTCGCGCGACTCCTCGACGACGCGACGGGCCCGGCGGCCGGCGGCGTGCAGCGAGGACGGGTTGCCGGTGTCGCGGAAGGCGGCGGCGACGGCCTCGGCCGCCTCCGGCAGCATCGGGGTCGTCGCGGCGTGATCCAGGTAGTGCATCACCGATCAGCGTACGACTTCGGTGTCCGGCCGGCGTGAGGCCGCCCGGACAGCCGGCCGGGCCCGGCCGGCCAGCACGACCCCGGCCAGCGCGACCGCGGCCATGGCCAGATCCAGGGCGGCGGCGGCCCGGTTCAGCGGCAGCAGACCGCGGGCGCTGGCGGCCACCAGCGCGCCGCCGAGCCCGATGCACAGCGCGCTGCCGACGCCGTCGGACAGCTGCAGCGCGGAGGAGTTCACCCCGCGCTCGGCCGGCGGGCTGAACGACAGCAGCAGCACCGAGACGCTCGACATGCCCAGCCCCATCCCGGCGCCGCCGGCGATCCAGACCGGGTAGATGACCCAGGCCGGCGACCAGGGCTGGGCGACCACCGCGAGGCCGGCGGCGGCGATGAAGATGAGCACGAAGCAGGCCCGGATCAGCCGGTGCCGGGGTACGTGCCCGTGCCGGCCCTGCCAGTACGACGCGGCCGACCAGCCGAGCGCGCCGACCGTCAGCGGTACGCCGGCCGCGGTCGGCGAGTAGCCGTGCACGAGCGTGAGGGTCAGCGGCACCAGCGACTCGATCGAGGTGAACACCCCGGCCATCAGCCCCCGGAACGCGACCACGGCCGGCACCCCGCGCCGGACCGCGCCGGTCCCCCGCGGCAGCAGCGAGCGCAGCGACACCACCAGCAGGACCAGTCCCGCCAGCAGCACCGGCACCCGCACCCAGGACAGGTCCTGCAGCGCCCACTGCACGGCCGCCACCCCGAGCGCGGCGCCGACCGCGGCCACCCGGCGGGCCCGGCGCGGCGGGACCGGATGCTCGGGCCGGCGACTGCGCCGCAGGGTCGGCGTCAGCGACGCCAGCGCCGTCACCACCAGCGGGACCAGCCCGAGGAAGACCCAGCGCCAGCCCGGCCCCTGCGCCAGCGCGCCCGCGATCACCGGCCCGATCAGCGCGGGCAGCACCCAGGCGGCCGAGATCGCGCCGAAGACCTGCGGCCGCAGCTGCTCCGGGTACTGGTCGCCGACCATCACGGTCATGACCACGATCAGCAGCCCGACCCCGACGCCCTGCAGCGCCCGGCCGAGGAGGAACACGCCCATGTCCGGCGCGAACCCGGCCACCAGCAGCCCGGCCAGGAACGACGCGGTGCCGATCAGCACCGGCGCCCGCGGGCCGAACCGGTCGCTCAGCTCGCCCGAGATCACCATGGCCACCATCGAGGTGACCAGCAGCGCGCTGAACGACCAGCCGTAGTAGGCCAGCCCGTTCAGCTCCCGGACCGCGGTCGGCAGCGCGGTCGCGACCGCCACCGCCTCGAACGCGATCAGGCTGATCAGCCCGACGATCCCGACCGTCGCGACCCGGTACGGGCGCGCGAAGATCCCGTCGGTCATGCCCCGAACGTAACCCGCGGGTACGCCGGGAGCCGCCTCAGTTCTTCCGCTTGCCGACCTCCTCGGTCAGCTGCGGGACGACCTGGAACAGGTCGCCGACGACGCCGAAGTCGACCAGCTCGAAGATCGGCGCCTCGGGATCCTTGTTCACCGCGACGATCGTCTTGGACGTCTGCATGCCGGCCCGGTGCTGGATGGCGCCGGAGATGCCGACCGCGACGTACAGCTGCGGGGAGACGGTGACGCCGGTCTGGCCGACCTGGTTCTGGTGCGGGTACCAGCCCGCGTCGGTGGCGGCCCGGGACGCGCCCACGGCCCCGCCGAGCGAGTCGGCCAGCGCCTCGACCAGCACGAAGTTGTCGCCGGAGCCCATCCCGCGGCCGCCGGAGACCACGATCGAGGCGTCGGTGAGGGCCGGGCGGCTGCCTTTCTCCTCCACGACCCGCTCCAGCACGGTCGCCCCGCGGGCGGCGTCGTCCAGGGTGACCTCGACCGACCGGGTGCTCGCCTCGGCCGGGGCGGCCTCGGCCGTGACCGAGTTCGGCCGCACCGTGATGATCGGCGTGCCGGTCTTCACGCGGGACTTCACCACGACCGCGCCGCCGAAGACGCTCTGGGTCGCGGTGCCGTCGCCGTCCAGGCCGACGGCGTCGGTGAGGATGCCGGACCGGGTCCGGATCGCCAGCCGGGCCGCGATCTCCTTGCCCTCCGCGGACGAGGCCAGCAGCACCGCGGCCGGCGACTCGGACGCCACCAGGTCGGTCAGCACGGCCACCTGCGGGGTGACCAGGTGCTTGTCGACCGCGTCGGTCTCGGCGACCACGACCGTGCCGGCGCCGTACTCGGCGAGTTTGCCGGTCAGGGCCGCCGCGCTGCCGGGTGCGCCGACGACGACCGCGACGGGCTCGCCGATCGTGCGGGCCGCGGTGAGCAGCTCCAGCGTGACCTTCTTGACGGTGCCCTCGGCGTGCTCGACGAGGACGAGAACGGATGCCATCTCCCTGCCTCCTAGAGCAGCTTCTGGGCGGCGAGGAACTCGGCGATCTTCGCGCCGCCGTCACCCTCGTCCTTGACGATCTGACCGGCCTGCCGGGGCGGCCGCGGGGTCATCTCGAGCACCTCGCTGGTCGCGTTGGCCAGGCCCACCGAGCCGGCGTCGAGGCCGAGGTCGGCCACCGTCACCGTCGTGACCGGCTTCTTCTTCGCGGCCATGATCCCCTTGAACGACGGGTACCGCGGCTCGTTGATCTTCTCGACCACGCTCACCACGGCCGGCGTCGCGCCCTGGACCCGGTCGTAGCCGGTCTCGGTCTGCCGCTCGATCGTGACAGTGCCGTCCTCGACCGTGACCTTGCGGGCGCCGGAGAGCTGCGGCAGGCCGAGCTTCTCGCTCAGCATCGCGGCCATCACCGACAGCCGGGCGTCGGTCGACTCCGACCCGAGCACCACCAGATCGAAAGGAATGGTGCCGAGCGCCGCGGCCAGCGTCTCGGCGGTCTGCACCGCACAGGAGCCGTGCAGCGCCGGGTCGCTGACGTGCACGGCCTTGTCCGCGCCCATCGACAGCGCCTTGCGGATCGTCTCGGCCGCCCGCTCGGGGCCCATCGTGAGGACGGTGACCTCACCGCCGTGGGCCTCCTTGAGCCGGAGCGCCTCCTCGACCGCGTACTCGTCGATCTCGTTCATGACGGCGTCGACCGACTCGCGGTCGAGCGTCTTGTCCGTCTCCTGGAGCTTGCGCTCGGCCCAGGTGTCGGGCACCTGCTTGACCAGTACGACGATGTCCACGTGCTCGGTCCTCCTCCACCGTGAGGTGCGCCGATGTTACTCACAAGTAGGTCGACGACGGCCGGTGATCCTGCTCACCGGCCTGCCCGCCATAGGTTATTTCATGCGCAGGGTCATCGGGCCAGCGCCGGGACCAGTCTGGCGTACGCGGCGCCGGGCTGAGCTGCGAGGTCAGGCGGGCGGGTGGCGAACCTCACGGCGCGACCAGAGAGGGCAGGTCCTTGTCGTCCACCGGTCCAGCACGGCCGGCGACGCGGCGTCCACAGTGGACGGCGGCGCGCACGCGCGGAAGATGCGCGACTTGCCCGATGTGCGAGGCTTCGTCGGTGCATCCGACCCTCCAGCTCACCGGAGAGCGCACCCTGCCGGGCATCCCGGCGGAGAACTACTGGTTCCGCCGGCACGAGGCCGCGTACGACGCGGTGCTTCCGTTCTGCCTCGGCGCGGTCGTCCTGGAGGCCGGCTGCGGCGAGGGGTACGGCGCGGACCGGATCGCCACGGTCGCGCAGACCGTGCTCGGCCTGGACTACGACCGGGCCGCGGTCGGGCACGTGGCCAGGGCGTACCCGCGGGTGCGGCCGGTGCGGGGCAACCTGGCCGGCCTGCCGGTCGCGGACGGCGCGGTCGACGTCGTCGCCAGCCTGCAGGTGATCGAGCACCTCTGGGACCAGCCCGGCTTCCTGGCCGAGTGCGCCCGGGTGCTGCGCCCGGCCGGCACGCTGCTGCTGACCACGCCGAACCGGCTGACGTTCTCGCCGGAGAACCGGCCGCTGAACCCCTTCCACCACCGCGAGCTGGACCCGGCCGAGTTCACCACGCTGCTGACCGAGGGCGGCTTCGAGGTCAGCCGGCTGCTCGGGCTGCGGCACCGGCCGCGGCTGCGCCGCCTGGACAAGCGGTTCGGCTCGCTGGTCGAGGCGCAGCTGGCCGGGCCGCCCGGGACCTGGCACCCGGAGCTGCGGCGGGCGGTCGCCGGGGTCCGGACCGCGGACTTCGTGCTCGAGCCCGGCGACCTGGA
The DNA window shown above is from Mycobacteriales bacterium and carries:
- a CDS encoding ABC transporter substrate-binding protein, whose product is MLGTKARRAIVLAAVAALSVAVSSCAKSDRSDDAAGGNGAQTSSKDTLVFGAAGDPKMFDPAFASDGETFRVLKQVFEGLVKTKEGSADIEPALATKWESSPDGKDWTFTLRQGVKFSDGTPFNADAVCFNFNRWYNFTGALQSPDVSTYWQDTFGGFAKNESADLPSSLYKSCTASGETAKLSLTSATGRIPAALALPSFAMQSPTALAKYDGDKVTASGDTFQYPSYAQAHPTGTGPYMFAGRDEAQKTVTITANPNYWGDKAKINKIVFKVIPDNNARKQELQAGSIDGYDLVAPGDISGLKTAGEQILDRPPFNILYLGMNQKNPALAKPLVRQAIALAINRDALVKSSFPPAAQVAKEFMPPEVAGYADDVTTYNYDPAKAKALLAQAGESNLTLNFWWPTEVSRPYMPDPKQIFSVIQADLQKAGIKITPVAKVWNSGYLTGVQTGKADLHLLGWTGDYNDAYNFDGTFFGRPKPDFGFTNKPLFDAIAKADAIPDATQRADAYKGVNRQIMDFVPAVPLVHSPPSVAVASNVKDFVPSPVLNDDFSLVFTSGQ
- a CDS encoding ACT domain-containing protein, whose protein sequence is MSYLLRVLLPDRPGMLGAVASALGEAGADILSVDVVERSAGVAVDDLIVELPPGKLADTLVSAAVSVPGVSVESIQRYYAGSGDAHRELELLEALATSPERSAELLVSGAPRIFRAGWAVVVRYDERGPLVEAASPAAPDLADVDLPWLPLARVQVLDPTARWVPSDWGTLGTELAAAPLGDPDRAVLVGRPGGPAWRPAELMRLAHLAGIAVTVAAQAAPPPQQRTRR
- a CDS encoding methionine synthase encodes the protein MTEVEWTGVATGIGSLPGTDPAEAVRIVLGELPGMPHVPELPARGVGADMVGRGATFLVDLPVDVQPSGWRLVDHPGRDSRRAADLLARDLDTLEDLAQDYAGPLKLQVVGPWTLASTLELHYGDKAVSDPGAVRDLIQSLSEGVRRHVADLAGRLPNAQIVLQLDEPWLPAVLTGQVPTASGFGTLRTIEEQVARDGLIDVITAATSAGAVRTVAHCCAPRPPVQLFRDAGVGAVSLDASLLKTVDEEAIGTGVEAGLGLWLGVVPGTDAELGDLGDTVRAVRGIWSRFGFPATLLPTAVVLTPACGLAGASPPYARAAMRRVREAAHALAEDPEG
- a CDS encoding helix-turn-helix domain-containing protein — its product is MYAEAAPPADLAGHLRCSWTRVTGGSGTVLPDGCLDLMWVGGALMVAGPDSVVARSEVRPGVEIAAVRFRPGAAPAVLGLPASDLRDRRVPLAELWADGALLERQVSDASDRVAELTDAVRRRLADAPAPDPVALAVAGQLGRRSAGVAGLAAWTGLSERQLHRRCLTAFGYGAKTLDRVLRLQRFLALGRSDPDAGLARLAVEAGYADQPHLTRDCHTLAGTTPARLLR
- the mnmA gene encoding tRNA 2-thiouridine(34) synthase MnmA → MKVLAAVSGGVDSAVAMARAVDAGHDVTAVHLALARNPASTRTGARGCCTLEDARDARRAADVLGVPFYVWDLAERFHADVIDDFVAEYAAGRTPNPCLRCNEKIKFAAVLDRALALGFDAVVTGHHARLDGGVLRRSVDPAKDQSYVLAVLTAAQLAHAVFPLGSSTKESVRAEAAARGLAVADKPDSHDICFIADGDTRGYLQRALGDRPGALVDAETGAEVGRHDGAYGFTIGQRRGLGLDRPDGEPRYVLSIEPVGGTVTVGPGSRLDVGSVTGSRPVWTSGSVPSSSFGCLAQLRAHAAPVPAAVTVGPDSVEVRLLSPVRGVATGQAVVLYDDDAVLGSATISATAPIPVPAGASVVRA
- a CDS encoding cysteine desulfurase family protein, whose protein sequence is MHYLDHAATTPMLPEAAEAVAAAFRDTGNPSSLHAAGRRARRVVEESRERLAAVVGAKPYEVVFTGGGTEADNLAVKGIFWARRAADPRRRRLLVSAIEHHAVVDSVEWLERHEGALVTWLPVDPYGRVRPETLRAALAEPDDVALVSVMWANNEVGTVQPIAALAAIAAEHGVPFHTDAVQAVGAVPVDFGASGADALALTGHKLGGPVGAGALLLGRDVECAALLHGGGQEREVRSGTLNTAAIVGLAVATEAAVTNRPATMARVAQLRDELVAGVRARVPDAVLSGDPADRLPGNAHFAFPGCEGDSLLMLLDARGVECSTGSACSAGVAQPSHVLLAMGAEAELARGSLRFSLGHSSTSSDVDALLAVLPGAVERSRRAVLAASR
- a CDS encoding MFS transporter, which codes for MTDGIFARPYRVATVGIVGLISLIAFEAVAVATALPTAVRELNGLAYYGWSFSALLVTSMVAMVISGELSDRFGPRAPVLIGTASFLAGLLVAGFAPDMGVFLLGRALQGVGVGLLIVVMTVMVGDQYPEQLRPQVFGAISAAWVLPALIGPVIAGALAQGPGWRWVFLGLVPLVVTALASLTPTLRRSRRPEHPVPPRRARRVAAVGAALGVAAVQWALQDLSWVRVPVLLAGLVLLVVSLRSLLPRGTGAVRRGVPAVVAFRGLMAGVFTSIESLVPLTLTLVHGYSPTAAGVPLTVGALGWSAASYWQGRHGHVPRHRLIRACFVLIFIAAAGLAVVAQPWSPAWVIYPVWIAGGAGMGLGMSSVSVLLLSFSPPAERGVNSSALQLSDGVGSALCIGLGGALVAASARGLLPLNRAAAALDLAMAAVALAGVVLAGRARPAVRAASRRPDTEVVR